The Pristiophorus japonicus isolate sPriJap1 chromosome 30, sPriJap1.hap1, whole genome shotgun sequence sequence ACCATGAACGGAAGAgctgtgattggggaggggggttcGGGCACAGCTGCCTCCTGCCGCGACTGGCTCGGATCACCCAACGCCTGTCACCAGCAGATTTAAGATTGTTTAAACGACGCTGAAGGCAAAGTCGGCCTTGAGGCTGTGGGTGAGACACCGTCGGGCCCCCGAGCTGAGTTATGGCCTGTGGTTGTTCAGCACACAAAGGCCGGACTGtccgtacacaggagatttacgaggatgttgccaggactggagaattttagcgacgaggcaagattggagaggctggggttgttttctttggaacagagaaggctgagggaagaccttgagttgtataaaatgatgaggggcataaaatgatgaggggcctggatagagtggataggaaggacctgtttctcttggcagaggggtcaacaatcagggggcacagattgaaagtaattggggggaggtttagaggatttgagggggaatttcttcacccagagggtggtgggggtctggggtggaactcactgcctgaaagggtggtagaggcagaaaccctcaccacatttaaaaagtacttggatgtgcactttcagccatggctcagtgggcagcactctcgcctctgagtcagaaggttgtgggtttaagtcacactccagagacttgagcacaaaagaaatctaagctggcactcccagtgcggtactgagggggcgccgcactgtcggaggggcagtactgagggagcgccgcactgtcggaggggcggtactgagggagcgccgcactgtcggaggggcggtactgagggagcgccgcactgtcggaggggcggtgctgagggagcgccgcactgtcggaggggcggtactgagggagcgccgcactgtcggtactgagggagcgccgcactgtcggaggggtggtactgagggagcgccgcactgtcggaggggcggtactgagggagcaccacactgtcggagaggtggtactgagggagtgccgcactgtcggaggggcagtactgagggagcaccgcactgtcggaagggcagtactgagggagcgccgcactgttggaggggcagtactgagggagcaccacactgtcggagaggtggtactgagggagtgccgcactgtcggaggggcggtactgagggagcaccacactgtcggagaggtggtactgagggagcaccacactgtcggaagggcagtactgagggagcgccgcactgttggaggggcagtactgagggagcgccgcactgtcggaggggtggtactgagggagcgccacgctgtcggaggggcggtactgagggagcaccacgctgtcggaggggtggtactgagggagcgccacgctgtcggaggggcggtactgagggagcaccatgctgtcggaggggcggtactgagggagcaccacactgtcggaggggtggtactgagggagcgccacgctgtcggaggggcggtgctgagggagcgccacactgttggaggggcagtagagagggagcgccatactgtgctgtcagaggggcagtactgagggagtgccgcactgttggaggggcagtacagagggagcgccatactgtgctgtcagaggggcagtactgagggagtgccgcactgttggaggggcagtgctgaggttcaggggagatttgatagagaccgTCCAAATGATGAGAAACAcctgtgaaaggcactaaataaatgcaagtctgttttgaAGTGCCGTATAACTTGCAGGGCtggggaccgagagctggaaagtgggatgaggctgggtggctcttgggccaaatggcctccttctgcgctgtaaatctcACTTGTTTCTGTGTCCTTGACCCCCGGATGGGTGGCCTGTCTACTATTTGTGATCTGACCCCCACCCTGTGCAAAGCTTggggttatctctggtgtccttgtCCCGGGCTGCTGCGTGTGACGACAGCTCTGAGCTCCTGCGGTGGTAAATTCAATGCGTGCTCTCTCCCGGGGAGGGCTGAGCTGGGGCGGGTGCTACTTAAGGCTGAGTTGTCACTAGTGGCTCACAGGAACAGAGGCAATATGCAGCGGCGCTGGCTGGTGAAGAGGCTGGGCTGCAAGGTTTGGGGGTTACCGGTTGCTGGGTGCCCGGGTACACTGGGCACCGGGCCAGGGCTCCCCCAGGACCCACCCAGCCAGGACCAGGGGTCCTTGCCCTACCGGGATATCCCCTCCACCGGCCGCAGCGGCTGGCTCAACCTCTACCGCCTCTGGAGGAACAATGGATTCCGCACCATGCACCGGGTCATGACGGAAAACTTCAAGCGGCTGGGACCCATCTACAGGTCAGGTGTCTCTGCACTTACCATCCTAGGAGGCGGTAAATCAACATTTTCACCACCTCcgggtgcccccccacccccctcgctcccgcccaaagcgcttcacggccaCTTTCTGAAGCGTGGCcacttgtgggaaacgcggcagctcaatttgcgcagagcaagctcccacacagagcCAAAGTgattgacccagatcatctgtttttttagtgatgttgtttcaagaggcataaatattggcccccagggcatctccgacagtgcggcgctccctcagtaccgcccctccgacagtgcggcgctccctcagtaccgcccctccgacattgcggcgctccctcagtactgcccctccgacagtgcggcactccctcagtaccgcacctccgacagtgcggcgctccctcagtactgcccctccgacagtgcggcgctcccgcagtactggcactgggagtgtcagcctactgagggaacgctgtactgcgctgttggaggggccgtgctgagggagcgctgcactgtcggaggggcagtgctgagggagcatcgtactgtcggaggagcagtgctgagggagtgccgcactgtcggaggggcgttactgagggagcgccgcactgtcggaggggcggtactgagggagcaccgcactgtcggaggggcggtactgagggagcaccgcactgtcggaggggcggtactgagggagcgccgcactgtcggaggggcggtactgagggagcgccgaactgtcggaggggcggtactgagggagcaccgcactgtcggaggggcggtactgagggagcaccgcactgtcggaggggcggtactgagggagcgccgcactgtcggaggggcggtactgagggagcgccgaactgtcggaggggcgttactgagggagcgccgcactgtcggaggggcggtactgagggagcgccgaactgtcggaggggcggtactgagggagtgccgcattgtcggaggtgccgtcttttggatgagacgttaaaccgaggccccgtctgccctctcggatggatgtaaaagatcccggggccactattggaagagcagggggagttctccccggtgtcctggggccaatatttatccctcaatcaacatcactaaaacagatgatccgggtcattatcacattgctgtttgtgggagcttgctgtgcgcaaaatgagctgccgcgtttcctacattacaacagtgactatacttcaaaggcacttcattggttgtaaagtgctttgggacgtcccgaggtggtgaaaggcatGGAGGAAATGTGAGTCCTTTTAATCTCCGATATCTGTGCGGGTAACTGCACTGTCCCTCTGATAATGAGTGATCTTGTccagggtgaggggtgaggaggggtgTCAGGATTGAACCCCTGCAAGTGCTGCAGTTGAGTCGAGGGGTACGAGGAAAGGATGAAATTCCGCTTCTAAACACGACCCAGGGCGGAATTGGGCTCAGCCGCGATGCCTTCGTAGTTGAATATCCCACATGACGAATGGTCACTTTGGGAGGGTGGGGGAAGCACACACGGGCATAGCAGCGTTTGAGAGCTCGGTgcctgtgggagaggagaggagaggagcggGTGGGGACATCGCATCGATTGCCGGCTAATCGCTCTGCCGCCCTCCAGGGAGAAGCTGGGAAGGAAGGAGAGTGTCAATATCATTCGACCCGAGGACATCGCCGTCCTGTTCCTGGCGGAAGGGAAGTTCCCGAAGCGGGAGATGCTCGACCCCTGGGTGGCCCACCGGGAACATCGGGGTCATAGGTGTGGCATCTTCCTCAAGTAAGTGTGGAGGGCGGAGCGGGTGTGgtgggcagagggaggggaggggaggggatagggcGCCCTCAAGCTGCGtaactgaaatgagcttccggccacatatccgcagcataacgaagaccgtctatatccacctccgtaacatcgcccgtctccgcccctgcctcagctcatccgctgctgaagccctcatccgtgccctcgttacctccagacttgactattccaatgtactcctggccggcctcccacattctactcgacgtaaactagaggtgatccaaacctcggctgccccgtgtcctaactcgcaccgagtcccgctcacccatcacctcctgtgctcgctgaccccgtgtcctaactcgcaccgagtcccgctcacccatcacctcctgtgctcgctgaccccgtgtcctaactcgcaccgagtcccactcacccatcaccccctgtgctcgctgccccgtatcctaactcgcaccgagtcccactcacccatcgccccctgtgctcgctgcccccgtgtcctaactcgctccgagtcctgctcacccatcaccccctgtgctcgctgccctgtgtcctaactcgcactgagtcccgctcacctcctgtgctcgctgcccccatgtcctaactcgcaccgagtcccgctcacccatcacccactgtgctcgctgccctgtgtcctaactcgcacccagtcctgctcacccatcaccccctgtgctcgctgccccgtgacctaactcgcaccgagtcctgctcacccatcaccccctgtgctcgctgcccccgtgacctagctcacaccgagtcccgctcacccatcacccgctgtgctcgctgccccgtgtcctaactcgcaccgagtcccactcacccatcaccccctgtgctcgctgccctgtgtcctaactcgcacccagtcctgctcacccatcaccccctgtgctcgctgcccacgtgacctaactcacaccgagtcccgctcatccatcacccgctgtgctcgctgccccgtgtcctaactcgcaccgagtcccgttaagcaatgactcgatttcaaaattctcatcctgattttcaaatctctccatggccctcgcccctccctatttgtaacctcctccagccccgacacccctccctatctctgtaatctcctccagcccctacacccctccctatctctgtaacctcctccagccctacaccctccctatctctgtaacctccttcagccctatacccctccctatctctgtaaccccctccagccctacaccctccctatctttgtaacctcttccagcccctacacccctccctatctctaacctcctccagccctacacccctccctatctctgtaacctcctccagcccctacacccctccctatctctgtaacctcctacacccctccccatctctgtaacctcctccagcccctacacccctcgctatctctgtaacctcctccagcccctacaccttttcctatctctgtaacctcctccagcccctacacccctccctatccctgcaaccacctccagcctctacacccctccgtatctctgtaacctcctccagcccctacacccctccctatctctgtaacctcctacacccctccccatctctgtaacctcctccagcccctacacccctccctatctctgtaacctcctacacccctcgctatctctgtaacctccgccagccccacaatcctccgagatgtctgcgctcctctaattctgccctcttgagcatcccccgatttccatagctcgaccatcggtggccgtgccttcagctgcctgggccccaagctctggaactccctccctaaacctctccgcctctctttcctccttcaagacgctccataaaacctacctcagtgacccagcttttggtcacctgccctaatttctacttatgcagctcggtgttgttttgtcttataacactcctgtgaagcgcctggggacgtttcactacgttaacggcgctatataaatacacgttgttgctgGGAGGTGCTGAGGATAAGTCGCTCCCACGGTGGGTTGATGGGAGAGGACGTGGAGGGTGTGGTGGGACTTGAGAATAAGGAAGGTGCAACGtgttggacgggggggggggggcaaagtggACGCTGGTGGACGGAGCCGAGCCGACGCGGGAGGGGTCGGGGGTTAGAGGTCGGCCAGTGACCCGTGCCCGGGGCTTTGACTTTTGCAGGAACGGCCCAGAATGGCGGAGCGAGCGTCTGGTGCTGAATAAGGAGGTGATCAGCCTGGCGGCTGTCCGCAAGTTCGCCCCCTTCGTGGAGCCGGTGGCGCAGGACTTCGCCAGGCACCTGGCCCGGAGGCTGGAGGCGGGGGGCATGGCGGCCCCGGGAATTGACATCATGCCCGACCTCTTCCGGTTCGCTCTCGAGTGTGAGTATCCGTATGGGGGACGTAGGGGTCTGAGGGTGTATCGGTCAGGGTTCCCTGCTCCCAATGGCTGCCCTCGCCGTCGCTCCCGCgggcaggagagctcgggggagggaACACTTGCGGCTATCCGCGATGCCCCATACAATTGAATATCCCGCCGCGCATGGAATACGGCCCGGGCTCCTGGAACGCACGTCCCCAGCCGCGATCGTGCACCGGTGGACGTACCCCTACACTCACTTCTCCGATCCCCATTTACCCGGGTTATATCTCACAGTCCGTCTCTCTGTCACAGCAGTGTGTCGGCCGAGTTGGAAGGTCGTTGGTtcgattcccactccagggacttgagcacccaaatccaggccgacgctcccagtgcaatactgagggagcgccgcactgtcggagggacggtactgagggagtgctgcactgtcggaggggcagtactgagggagtgctgcactgtcggaggggcagtactgagggagcgccgcactgtcggagggacggtactgagggagtgctgcactgtcggaggggcggtactgagggagcgccgcactgtcggagggccggtactgagggaacgccgcactgtcggaggggcggtactgagggagcgccgcactgtcggaggggcggtactgagggagcgccgcactgtcggaggggcggtactgagggagcgccgcactgtcggagggccggtactgagggagtgccacactgtcagaggggcggtactgagggagcgccgcactgccggaggtgctgtctttctttgagacgttaaactggggtcccatctgctctctgaggtggacgtaaacgatcccagggcacttttggaagaagagcagggggagttctccccggtgtcctgaggccaatatttatccctcaaccaacatcactaaaacagatgatctgggtcataatcacattgctgtgtgtgggagcttgctgtgcgcaaattgagctgccgcgtttcccacaatgcgacagtgaccacactccaaatcaatgcttcattggctgtaaggcgcttgggatgcccggtgctatataaatgcaagtatttctttctgttTCCAGCCAGTTTCCACCTGCTGTACGGGGTGCGGCTACGGCTGTTTGCGGACCAGTTGAATCCCGCATCGGAGCAGTTCATCGGGGCGCTGCAGGAGATGCTGCGGACCACACTGCCGCTGCTGTACATGCCCCTCGAACCGGCCAAGCGGCTGGGCCTGAAGGCTTGGCGTGACCACGTGGCGGCCTGGGACATGCTCTTCCAACACGGTGCGTTGGCGGTGGTGGAGAACGCGGGCTGAGTACGCGCGCGTGCGGTCCGCGCCTGCGTGGGGCGTCGCGCTTTCGTTTACCGCGGGAGGCGGGTCGGAccctcgggggggcagtactgaggtagcaccgtactgcactgtcggaggggcggtactgagggagctccgcactgtcggaggggcagtactgagggagcgtcgcactgtcggaggggcggtactgagggagcgccgcactgtcggaggggcagtactgagggagcgccgcactgtcggaggggcagtactgagggagcaccgtactgtcggagggacagtactgagggagcgccgcactgtcggaggggcagtactgagggagcgccgcactgtcggaggggcagtactgagagagcgccgcactgtcggaggggcaatactgaaggagcgtcgcactgtcggagggacaatactgagggagcaccgcactgtcggggagcagtactgaggcaatgcagcaccgtcggagggacaatactgagggagcgccgcactgtcggaggggcagtactgagggagcgccgcactgtcggaggggcagtactgagggagcgccgcactgtcggagggacaatactgagggagcgccgcactgtcggaggggcagtactgagggagcgccccactgtcggagggacaatactgagggagcgccgcactgtcggaggggcagtactgagggagcgccgcactgtcggagggacaatactgagggagcgccgcactgtcggaggggcagtactgagggagcgccccactgtcggagggacaatactgagggagcgccgcactgtcggagggacaatactgagggagcgccgcactgtcggaggggcagtactgagggagcgccccactgtcggagggacaatactgagggagcgccgcactgtcggaggggcggtactgagggagcgccgcactgtcggagggacaatactgagggagcgccgcactgtcggaggggcagtactgagggagcaccgcactgtcggaggggcagtactgagggagcaccgcactgtcggaggggcagtactgagggagtgccgcactgtcggaggggcagtactgagggagcgccgcactgtcggaggggcggtactgagggagtgccgcactgtcagaggggcagtactgagggagcaccgcactgtcggaggggcagtactgagggagcaccgcactgtcggaggggcagtactgagggagca is a genomic window containing:
- the cyp11c1 gene encoding cytochrome P450 11C1 isoform X2 translates to MQVCFEVPYNLQGWGPRAGKWDEAGWLLGQMASFCAVNLTCFCVLDPRMGGLSTICDLTPTLCKAWGYLWCPCPGLLRVTTALSSCGGKFNACSLPGRAELGRVLLKAELSLVAHRNRGNMQRRWLVKRLGCKVWGLPVAGCPGTLGTGPGLPQDPPSQDQGSLPYRDIPSTGRSGWLNLYRLWRNNGFRTMHRVMTENFKRLGPIYREKLGRKESVNIIRPEDIAVLFLAEGKFPKREMLDPWVAHREHRGHRCGIFLKNGPEWRSERLVLNKEVISLAAVRKFAPFVEPVAQDFARHLARRLEAGGMAAPGIDIMPDLFRFALESSFHLLYGVRLRLFADQLNPASEQFIGALQEMLRTTLPLLYMPLEPAKRLGLKAWRDHVAAWDMLFQHAHQSIMQLRQRVKSDPADQPPYAGIITELLLHSKLPVDIITANGTELMVGSVDTTALSLLFTLFELARNPSVQEALRDEVTAAYEDARGDVDKLLHSVPLLRGAIKETLRLYPIGVTVQREPIRDIVLQNYHIPAGTMVQVGLYSLGRNADFFPEPERYDPARWLNSVRNQFQALSFGFGVRQCIGRRVAETEIGLSLIHILRRFQIFSNSSADVQVTYGFILMVDIPPLITFKPIHQQKQSLSTEAQDRSQLQA
- the cyp11c1 gene encoding cytochrome P450 11C1 isoform X1, giving the protein MQVCFEVPYNLQGWGPRAGKWDEAGWLLGQMASFCAVNLTCFCVLDPRMGGLSTICDLTPTLCKAWGYLWCPCPGLLRVTTALSSCGGKFNACSLPGRAELGRVLLKAELSLVAHRNRGNMQRRWLVKRLGCKVWGLPVAGCPGTLGTGPGLPQDPPSQDQGSLPYRDIPSTGRSGWLNLYRLWRNNGFRTMHRVMTENFKRLGPIYREKLGRKESVNIIRPEDIAVLFLAEGKFPKREMLDPWVAHREHRGHRCGIFLKNGPEWRSERLVLNKEVISLAAVRKFAPFVEPVAQDFARHLARRLEAGGMAAPGIDIMPDLFRFALESSFHLLYGVRLRLFADQLNPASEQFIGALQEMLRTTLPLLYMPLEPAKRLGLKAWRDHVAAWDMLFQHVTQVSLVLPTPPAHQSIMQLRQRVKSDPADQPPYAGIITELLLHSKLPVDIITANGTELMVGSVDTTALSLLFTLFELARNPSVQEALRDEVTAAYEDARGDVDKLLHSVPLLRGAIKETLRLYPIGVTVQREPIRDIVLQNYHIPAGTMVQVGLYSLGRNADFFPEPERYDPARWLNSVRNQFQALSFGFGVRQCIGRRVAETEIGLSLIHILRRFQIFSNSSADVQVTYGFILMVDIPPLITFKPIHQQKQSLSTEAQDRSQLQA